Proteins co-encoded in one Deltaproteobacteria bacterium genomic window:
- the cmr4 gene encoding type III-B CRISPR module RAMP protein Cmr4: protein MFESKAALFLYCVSPVHMGAGTALGAIDNPIQRERHTGHPCMAGSGIKGAMRHVAETLWDKGTVKKVFGPETQASEHAGALSLSDAQIVLFPVRSLRRSYVYATCPTALARLQRLLTFAGQAQKWSIPNVSGEGCDLANDELKTNGSLVLEAYEFKPSGDGQNLKTIAGWIATNALPNDEAHCYFREKIKSDIVLLADEKFSYFVRNATAVEPHVRINDDSGTADGGGLFYTENLPPEALLVSLAMASKDRENGDLDAEKVLSTVKTGNDSGNGFDGRLLQVGGDSTTGRGQVMLKFVAGEADNA, encoded by the coding sequence ATGTTCGAGAGCAAGGCGGCTTTGTTTCTCTACTGCGTGAGTCCGGTACACATGGGCGCTGGCACCGCCCTGGGGGCGATCGACAACCCCATCCAGCGCGAGCGCCACACGGGACACCCGTGCATGGCGGGTTCGGGCATCAAGGGGGCGATGCGCCACGTGGCCGAGACGCTCTGGGACAAGGGCACGGTGAAGAAGGTCTTCGGACCGGAAACCCAGGCGTCCGAACACGCGGGGGCGTTGAGCCTGAGCGACGCGCAGATCGTTCTCTTCCCGGTTCGGAGCCTGCGCCGATCCTACGTGTATGCCACGTGCCCGACTGCGCTGGCTCGATTGCAACGCCTCCTGACCTTCGCCGGCCAGGCGCAGAAGTGGTCGATCCCCAACGTCTCGGGCGAAGGGTGTGATCTCGCAAACGACGAATTAAAGACGAACGGCAGCCTGGTGCTCGAAGCCTACGAGTTCAAGCCGTCCGGCGATGGACAGAACCTGAAGACGATTGCGGGGTGGATCGCGACGAACGCGCTTCCGAATGACGAGGCGCACTGCTACTTCCGTGAGAAGATCAAGTCGGACATCGTCCTACTCGCCGACGAGAAGTTCTCGTACTTCGTCCGCAATGCTACCGCCGTCGAGCCGCACGTCCGCATCAACGACGACAGCGGAACGGCGGACGGCGGCGGCCTGTTCTACACGGAGAACCTCCCACCGGAAGCGCTGCTTGTGTCACTCGCGATGGCCTCGAAGGACCGGGAAAACGGCGACCTCGATGCCGAGAAGGTGCTCAGCACCGTCAAGACCGGGAACGACAGCGGCAACGGGTTCGACGGTCGACTCCTGCAGGTCGGCGGTGACTCGACCACCGGTCGGGGTCAGGTGATGCTCAAGTTCGTGGCTGGGGAGGCGGACAATGCCTAA
- the cas10 gene encoding type III-B CRISPR-associated protein Cas10/Cmr2 yields MSGEQDRWQVKLAAWVHDPAEKALVLFRDPSGHEGGTTRALLRKLFGDGGIPSEVANVIRWADRWAAAADRPQFPVDVENRYAAWARVDFVKNAVLVHPLTGKEIALGTLVDTGLDPAALKAVSTDHLERLILRDDGGVDWKRTFLNFWQNAQVSPAPRLGALWQVLPADTRVPDHSIWEHLRLTSAFAGAMANGDMPAILAVSLGPVQSFIAQGRSTSDLWAGSHLLSHMAWEAMRVVAERFGPDAILFPDLHGVPIVTAWLRSQVGVDDGEDPLAGELKSQTDANPLFAAALPNRFVAIVPAGAAEAVARDIVSDVRSWVLQRAKAAWNRLGTEGEVSAAGLNYGMSQIGRQLDGFPDVHWCAVPWKLVETDAAGRVTGTNRLGEALSPFYPADHDGATPGFLGSAAWKVINQESQIEGMAFFQPNGGVLYPAIYDLLDRALGAFKTSREFSELAQEGYRCSLCGIREVLCTDEEERNSRAAQAPMWSRLERKLPAWLRENERLCGVCLLKRLWPVLFTESSEVKQFVGEEGQVRRFVVSTHTMALATTLQRLVARHAQIVGRPELRDLLDGIQEHERQGRSGFRVALPRKVVRELRDAGEEVRRLVRALPGWLDDLSDQTDEDDENNPGVTRRQILRKAQSLIRENPDEEGSPSEEAYYALVLMDGDHMGAWLSGAEPAQRTPYRSIFHPAIRAEIENRVQHSPVFSSYLSEHAPPSPSYHAAISRALNGFSLHVARRVVEDVHCGKLIYSGGDDVLAMSSVKDVLSMIMALRCAYSGTVPASDQETVWRLLNLEDHGLLLKNGYALIERSRLLLRTMGERATASAGVVIAHHKAPLGSVLREARAAERAAKAAGRDAFSISLMKRSGGITRFTSHWYLHGIGETQASAAGILFRLRDVLETAVSRRFAYHTTDWLQQLPANPAEPLSEEQFREMLATNLQYQLGRQSVEKRENPNCGNFRSLAEDLAAFSIQAWKDHGAEAEFSAVKFLADAITVAEFLARPPRGDR; encoded by the coding sequence ATGAGCGGCGAACAAGACCGGTGGCAGGTCAAACTGGCCGCCTGGGTTCACGATCCTGCAGAGAAGGCGCTCGTCTTGTTCCGTGATCCAAGCGGTCACGAGGGCGGCACGACACGTGCCCTTCTCCGAAAGCTCTTCGGTGACGGTGGCATCCCGAGTGAGGTTGCGAACGTCATCCGTTGGGCGGACCGTTGGGCTGCGGCTGCGGACCGCCCGCAGTTTCCGGTTGATGTGGAGAATAGATACGCCGCGTGGGCGCGCGTCGACTTCGTGAAGAACGCGGTTCTCGTTCACCCCTTGACCGGGAAAGAAATCGCTTTGGGCACGTTAGTTGACACCGGGCTCGATCCGGCGGCTCTCAAAGCGGTGTCGACGGACCATCTGGAGCGGCTGATTCTCAGGGATGACGGTGGTGTCGACTGGAAGCGAACGTTTCTGAATTTCTGGCAGAACGCGCAGGTCAGCCCTGCACCCCGCTTGGGGGCGCTGTGGCAGGTTCTGCCCGCGGACACCCGAGTCCCGGATCACTCAATCTGGGAACACCTCAGGCTGACATCCGCCTTTGCCGGGGCGATGGCGAACGGAGACATGCCGGCGATTCTCGCGGTGTCGCTCGGCCCGGTGCAGTCGTTCATCGCTCAGGGGCGGAGCACGTCGGACCTCTGGGCGGGATCGCACCTGCTCTCGCACATGGCGTGGGAGGCCATGCGGGTCGTAGCGGAGCGTTTCGGTCCGGACGCCATCTTGTTCCCCGATCTTCACGGCGTGCCCATCGTCACGGCCTGGCTCAGGTCGCAGGTTGGTGTTGACGACGGCGAAGATCCGCTGGCCGGCGAGCTGAAGTCGCAGACGGATGCCAACCCGCTCTTTGCAGCGGCGTTGCCAAACCGGTTTGTCGCGATTGTGCCGGCCGGCGCGGCGGAGGCCGTCGCTCGCGACATCGTGTCCGACGTCCGGTCGTGGGTGCTGCAACGGGCGAAAGCGGCCTGGAATCGTCTGGGGACGGAAGGTGAAGTCAGCGCCGCTGGCCTGAACTACGGCATGTCACAGATCGGGAGGCAACTCGATGGTTTTCCAGATGTGCACTGGTGTGCGGTGCCGTGGAAGCTCGTCGAAACCGATGCTGCCGGTCGAGTGACGGGAACGAATCGGCTCGGGGAGGCGCTCTCACCCTTCTATCCAGCCGATCACGATGGGGCGACACCGGGGTTTCTCGGAAGCGCGGCCTGGAAGGTGATCAACCAGGAATCACAGATTGAGGGAATGGCTTTCTTCCAGCCCAACGGAGGAGTGCTGTACCCGGCGATATACGATCTGCTCGACCGAGCGCTCGGGGCCTTCAAAACCTCCCGCGAGTTCTCGGAACTCGCGCAGGAGGGCTATCGCTGTTCCCTTTGCGGCATCCGTGAAGTGCTGTGCACTGACGAGGAGGAGCGCAACAGCCGCGCCGCCCAGGCTCCCATGTGGAGCCGCCTGGAGCGCAAGTTGCCCGCGTGGCTTCGAGAAAACGAGCGACTGTGCGGCGTGTGTCTCCTCAAGCGACTTTGGCCGGTGCTGTTCACCGAGTCGAGCGAGGTCAAACAATTTGTTGGGGAGGAAGGCCAAGTTCGGCGGTTCGTCGTGTCAACGCACACGATGGCGCTCGCCACGACCCTGCAGCGACTCGTGGCCCGGCATGCGCAGATCGTTGGTCGGCCCGAACTGCGAGACCTCCTCGATGGCATCCAAGAACACGAGCGCCAGGGGCGCTCCGGATTTCGGGTCGCGCTCCCGCGCAAGGTTGTACGAGAGCTTCGCGACGCTGGCGAAGAGGTGCGGCGTCTCGTGCGCGCGCTTCCGGGCTGGCTGGATGACCTGTCCGACCAAACGGACGAAGATGACGAGAATAACCCAGGGGTCACGCGGCGGCAGATCCTGCGCAAAGCGCAATCGTTGATCAGGGAGAACCCGGACGAAGAAGGGAGCCCGTCGGAGGAGGCCTACTATGCGCTGGTGCTGATGGACGGCGACCACATGGGAGCCTGGCTCTCCGGCGCCGAACCTGCTCAGAGAACGCCCTACCGGAGTATCTTTCATCCGGCGATCCGGGCGGAGATTGAGAACCGCGTACAACATAGTCCTGTTTTCAGCAGCTACTTGTCGGAGCACGCCCCCCCGTCCCCCTCGTACCACGCGGCCATTTCGCGCGCGCTCAACGGTTTCTCCTTGCACGTTGCTCGCAGGGTGGTCGAGGACGTTCACTGCGGCAAGCTCATCTACTCCGGTGGGGACGACGTCCTTGCGATGTCCTCGGTAAAGGATGTCCTGTCGATGATTATGGCCCTGCGCTGTGCGTACTCCGGCACAGTGCCGGCGAGCGACCAAGAGACGGTGTGGCGATTGCTCAATCTCGAGGATCACGGTCTCCTGTTGAAGAACGGTTACGCGCTCATCGAGCGCAGTCGATTACTCCTTCGAACGATGGGGGAGCGCGCCACGGCGTCGGCCGGCGTGGTCATTGCGCACCACAAGGCGCCGCTCGGCTCCGTTCTCCGGGAGGCGCGTGCGGCGGAGCGGGCCGCTAAGGCGGCCGGGCGCGATGCGTTCAGCATTAGCTTGATGAAGAGGAGCGGTGGGATTACGCGTTTTACGTCGCACTGGTATCTCCATGGCATCGGCGAAACGCAGGCGAGCGCGGCAGGGATTCTCTTCCGCCTGCGCGATGTGCTCGAAACAGCGGTGTCGCGCCGCTTCGCATACCACACGACGGACTGGCTTCAGCAGTTGCCGGCGAATCCGGCCGAGCCACTTTCCGAGGAACAATTCCGGGAAATGCTGGCGACGAATCTACAATACCAACTCGGACGTCAGTCGGTGGAGAAGCGGGAGAACCCAAACTGCGGCAATTTCCGCTCCCTGGCGGAAGATCTTGCTGCTTTCTCGATCCAGGCATGGAAAGACCACGGGGCGGAGGCGGAGTTCAGCGCCGTGAAATTCCTCGCCGACGCGATCACCGTGGCGGAGTTCCTGGCGCGCCCGCCACGCGGGGATCGCTGA
- the cmr5 gene encoding type III-B CRISPR module-associated protein Cmr5, with amino-acid sequence MPNLDQQRAAYAWRCVSEARSDEYTNLAKGAPALIMSNGLMQTLAFYQSKGHNELVRHIIGGVQNILARSGDPQTLDFNKAMERLHGGASEQYMRATEEALEVLRWIRQFAAARKGG; translated from the coding sequence ATGCCTAACCTGGATCAGCAGAGGGCGGCCTACGCGTGGAGATGCGTCAGCGAGGCGCGGTCGGATGAGTACACCAATCTCGCCAAGGGGGCGCCGGCGCTGATCATGTCGAACGGCTTGATGCAGACGCTGGCGTTCTACCAGAGCAAAGGCCACAACGAATTGGTGCGCCACATCATTGGTGGCGTGCAGAACATCCTCGCCCGCTCCGGGGATCCTCAAACGCTCGACTTCAACAAGGCGATGGAGCGGCTGCACGGTGGAGCGAGCGAGCAGTACATGCGTGCGACCGAAGAAGCGCTCGAGGTTCTGCGCTGGATTCGGCAGTTTGCCGCGGCCCGAAAGGGAGGGTGA
- a CDS encoding type II toxin-antitoxin system MqsA family antitoxin, with the protein MDEEKITMNSKKRVATVPRARGEETCYFCGRGVLEGRRVTVDFRWGDELTVIENVPAKVCTECGERYYAAKIVRGMERLAKAGRHARELRVPVATMR; encoded by the coding sequence ATGGACGAGGAGAAGATCACAATGAATTCCAAGAAGCGTGTTGCGACGGTGCCCAGAGCCCGCGGCGAGGAGACCTGCTACTTTTGCGGCCGAGGTGTGCTGGAGGGCCGCCGCGTAACGGTGGATTTCCGCTGGGGCGACGAGCTGACGGTCATCGAGAACGTGCCCGCGAAGGTGTGCACCGAATGTGGCGAGCGCTACTACGCGGCGAAGATTGTGCGGGGGATGGAGCGGCTCGCCAAAGCGGGGCGGCATGCACGGGAACTCCGAGTGCCTGTGGCAACAATGAGGTAG
- a CDS encoding DUF4258 domain-containing protein translates to MTLAPAMKERKRHEATWGAQEEAHRAIEKFTGRIQRQVLSHHAQQEAAAERIAVNDIRTVLESGAELEPYPDDPRGPSCLFVGCDQRGRWLHVLCGNFDRENLLIITVYEPRPPKWQDAWTRRRSQ, encoded by the coding sequence ATGACGTTGGCGCCGGCAATGAAAGAGCGGAAGCGGCACGAAGCCACGTGGGGAGCGCAAGAAGAAGCGCATCGCGCCATCGAGAAATTCACCGGCCGCATCCAACGCCAGGTGCTCTCTCACCACGCGCAGCAGGAGGCGGCGGCGGAGCGAATTGCGGTCAACGACATTAGGACCGTCCTCGAATCAGGTGCGGAACTGGAGCCGTACCCGGACGATCCGCGCGGTCCGAGTTGTCTCTTCGTCGGCTGTGACCAGAGGGGCCGATGGCTTCACGTGCTGTGCGGAAACTTCGACCGGGAGAACCTGTTGATCATCACGGTCTATGAACCGCGGCCGCCGAAATGGCAAGATGCATGGACGAGGAGAAGATCACAATGA
- a CDS encoding type III-B CRISPR module-associated protein Cmr3 — protein MTIRHVFIEPVDVLYLRGNRLFADAGHGEAVMPPWPSLFAGALRSRILADARVDFDAFRRGEVADDRVRACVGRSPAEPGEFRIVSACLARNAGEQAGLFTPAASDLDVVKQKAGPLVANSLHPVDLRGFGIAGSGGLPRQAVLRSSAPAKSEEGIWLDARGMAAYLRGGSVAADSLVKADSLWKRDPRLGIGLDGARRTAAQGLLYTSDTVALGQHIGFLVGVAGAGELLPTSGLLRLGGDGRGAAVTEWSGAELPRFALPTGAQRFRMILSTPGWFGEGGWLPPGVVRNEEEHWFDHQGFRARLVAAAVPRAETVSGWDLAEGKPKAAVRVVPPGSVYWFDRAEGSPGFLEELTTTGLWPLLGNDIEARRRRAEGYNNVWIGAWPNGR, from the coding sequence ATGACGATTCGACACGTGTTCATAGAACCGGTCGATGTGCTTTACCTGCGCGGGAACCGTCTCTTTGCGGACGCCGGGCACGGCGAAGCTGTCATGCCGCCGTGGCCCTCCCTCTTCGCCGGCGCGCTGCGCAGCCGCATCCTCGCCGACGCGCGCGTCGATTTCGACGCCTTCCGGCGCGGCGAGGTGGCCGACGATCGCGTGCGTGCGTGCGTCGGTCGGTCGCCTGCCGAGCCGGGCGAGTTCCGTATCGTTTCGGCATGTCTCGCCAGAAACGCCGGAGAACAGGCGGGCCTTTTCACCCCCGCTGCATCTGATCTCGACGTGGTCAAGCAGAAAGCGGGGCCGTTGGTGGCGAACTCCCTTCACCCCGTTGATCTTCGCGGGTTCGGCATAGCCGGGTCAGGCGGCTTGCCGAGACAGGCGGTCTTGCGCTCGTCCGCACCGGCCAAGTCCGAGGAGGGAATCTGGCTCGACGCGAGGGGGATGGCAGCCTATCTCCGCGGGGGGTCGGTCGCCGCTGATAGCCTCGTCAAAGCGGACTCTCTCTGGAAGCGCGACCCACGTCTCGGCATCGGGCTCGACGGTGCCCGCCGCACCGCCGCGCAGGGGTTGCTCTACACCTCCGACACCGTGGCGCTGGGTCAACACATCGGCTTTCTGGTTGGGGTGGCCGGGGCCGGGGAGCTGCTACCGACCAGCGGTCTATTGCGTCTCGGCGGCGACGGCCGCGGTGCTGCCGTGACGGAGTGGTCGGGTGCTGAATTGCCACGGTTCGCGCTGCCGACCGGTGCGCAGCGCTTCCGCATGATTCTGTCGACGCCCGGCTGGTTCGGCGAAGGCGGCTGGCTGCCGCCCGGCGTGGTTCGGAACGAAGAGGAGCACTGGTTCGATCATCAGGGGTTCCGGGCGCGGCTCGTTGCGGCGGCGGTGCCCCGCGCGGAAACGGTCAGCGGCTGGGATTTGGCCGAAGGGAAGCCCAAGGCGGCGGTGCGCGTGGTCCCGCCAGGGAGCGTCTACTGGTTCGACCGCGCCGAGGGTTCCCCGGGCTTCCTGGAGGAACTGACGACGACAGGGCTTTGGCCGCTGTTGGGCAATGACATCGAGGCGCGCCGGCGGCGTGCGGAGGGATACAACAACGTCTGGATCGGGGCCTGGCCGAACGGCCGGTGA